The Schistocerca gregaria isolate iqSchGreg1 chromosome 1, iqSchGreg1.2, whole genome shotgun sequence genome includes a window with the following:
- the LOC126338450 gene encoding E3 ubiquitin-protein ligase RNF113A: MADASECVFKKTNFKRKGVRARRKSSDSSDSSEQVEIVKRQKRTGKENPLIQKTSLQKTTNVSKEESDTSDEGDALTVSYRSKRNADREGPQDMGATAILEIETEVDKDAQAIFENAVRINKELKGKEDDKVYRGLNNYTQFYEKKDTAQGNASSGMVRKGPIRAPANLRATVRWDYQPDICKDYKETGFCGFGDSCKFLHDRSDYKYGWQLEREMQEGTYGATDDDPHQYEVDSDSEDLPFKCFICRGSFVNPIVTKCNHYFCEKCALTQYRKSTRCFICNKQTNGVFNPAKELIAKLNAEKRNTETAHACQNSDSD, encoded by the coding sequence ATGGCTGATGCCAGTGAATGTGTATTTAAGAAGACAAACTTCAAAAGGAAAGGAGTGCGAGCCAGGAGAAAGAGTTCAGATTCCTCTGATAGCAGTGAACAAGTGGAGATTGTCAAAAGGCAGAAAAGGACAGGGAAAGAAAATCCCCTTATACAAAAGACAAGCTTACAAAAAACCACAAATGTCAGTAAGGAGGAGAGTGATACTTCAGATGAAGGAGATGCTTTGACAGTTTCTTATCGTTCAAAGCGAAATGCTGATCGAGAAGGTCCACAGGACATGGGAGCAACAGCAATTCTAGAAATAGAAACTGAAGTTGATAAAGATGCTCAAGCTATCTTTGAAAATGCAGTACGTATTAATAAAGAACTGAAAGGAAAGGAAGATGATAAGGTTTACCGAGGTTTAAATAATTATACTCAGTTTTATGAAAAGAAGGACACTGCTCAGGGCAACGCAAGTAGTGGAATGGTTCGGAAAGGTCCTATTAGAGCACCTGCTAACCTTAGGGCAACTGTAAGATGGGATTACCAACCAGACATTTGTAAAGATTATAAAGAAACAGGATTCTGTGGTTTTGGTGATAGTTGTAAGTTCTTACATGACAGATCAGATTATAAGTATGGTTGGCAGTTGGAACGTGAAATGCAGGAAGGTACATATGGTGCAACAGATGATGATCCTCATCAATATGAAGTAGATTCTGATTCAGAAGACCTGCCATTTAAGTGCTTTATTTGCAGGGGATCATTTGTGAATCCTATTGTCACAAAATGTAACCATTATTTTTGTGAGAAATGTGCCCTAACACAGTACAGGAAAAGTACACGATGTTTCATTTGCAACAAACAGACAAATGGTGTTTTTAATCCTGCTAAAGAGTTGATAGCAAAATTAAATGCTGAAAAGAGAAATACTGAAACAGCACATGCGTGCCAAAACAGTGATTCTGACTAA